A genomic window from Arthrobacter sp. FW305-BF8 includes:
- the ybaK gene encoding Cys-tRNA(Pro) deacylase, with amino-acid sequence MARKNTSQGTPATAVLAAAGVSFNLHPYSHDPAAASYGMEAAEVLGIDPARVFKTLMVEVDGKLAVGVVPVSGNLDLKAIAAALGSKKAAMADPAAAERRTGYVLGGISPLGQRQPSPTVIDETALTLDTILVSGGRRGLDIELDPRELVRLTKAVTAAIGTGSQAR; translated from the coding sequence ATGGCGCGCAAGAACACGTCACAGGGAACGCCTGCCACAGCCGTATTGGCTGCGGCAGGCGTTTCCTTTAACCTGCACCCGTACAGCCACGATCCGGCCGCGGCCAGTTACGGCATGGAGGCAGCCGAGGTCCTGGGGATAGATCCGGCAAGGGTCTTCAAGACGCTCATGGTGGAGGTCGACGGCAAACTGGCGGTCGGCGTCGTTCCTGTCAGCGGAAACCTGGACCTCAAAGCGATAGCTGCGGCGCTGGGCAGCAAGAAGGCCGCCATGGCGGACCCGGCCGCGGCTGAACGGCGCACCGGCTACGTGCTGGGCGGAATTTCGCCCCTCGGACAGCGGCAGCCCTCCCCCACGGTCATCGACGAAACCGCCCTCACCCTCGACACGATCCTGGTGTCCGGCGGCCGGCGCGGACTGGACATCGAACTGGATCCCCGCGAGCTTGTCCGCCTCACCAAGGCCGTCACCGCCGCGATCGGAACGGGCTCCCAGGCACGTTAA
- a CDS encoding SufE family protein has protein sequence MSTQALPTALAEIVDDFQALSEPERLQLLLEFSRGLPELPERLNSHPELLEQVVECQSPLFLTIETEKNDGGSPAFRLFFKAPPEAPTTRGFAGVLHEGLDGLTAEEILAVPDDMPELLGLTRAITPLRMRGMTAMLGRIKRKVAAAARLHA, from the coding sequence ATGAGTACTCAAGCACTTCCCACCGCCCTGGCGGAGATTGTCGATGACTTCCAGGCGCTGAGCGAGCCCGAGCGGCTGCAGCTCCTGCTGGAGTTTTCCCGCGGCCTGCCGGAGCTTCCGGAACGCCTGAACAGCCACCCCGAACTCCTGGAGCAGGTGGTGGAATGCCAGTCGCCGCTTTTCCTCACCATTGAGACGGAAAAGAACGACGGCGGGTCCCCCGCCTTCCGGCTGTTCTTCAAGGCTCCGCCGGAGGCCCCCACCACCCGTGGTTTCGCCGGAGTGCTGCATGAGGGACTGGACGGCCTGACCGCCGAGGAGATCCTGGCTGTTCCGGATGATATGCCCGAACTGCTTGGCCTGACCCGCGCCATCACGCCGCTGCGCATGCGCGGCATGACCGCGATGCTCGGGCGCATCAAGCGCAAGGTGGCCGCCGCGGCCCGGCTCCACGCCTAG
- a CDS encoding sulfurtransferase: MSYPVEQNEKFAAYAHPERLVSTEWLAAAIDAGALNDGKLVVVESDEDVLLYETGHIPGAVKIDWHTDLNDEVTRDYVEGKAFAALAAAKGISRDATVVIYGDKSNWWAAYALWVFSLFGHEDVRLLDGGRDKWIAEGRALTTDIPSPAVADYPVVERNDAPIRAFKEDVLAHLGKPLIDVRSPEEYTGQRTHMPAYPEEGALRGGHIPTAASIPWARAAAEDGTYRSRAELEALYLGEAGLAEGDDVVAYCRIGERSSHTWFALKFLLGFETVRNYDGSWTEWGNAVRVPIAKGAERGSVPAVAAR; encoded by the coding sequence ATGTCCTACCCCGTTGAACAGAACGAGAAGTTCGCCGCCTACGCGCACCCGGAGCGGCTCGTTTCCACCGAGTGGCTGGCCGCGGCCATCGACGCCGGCGCCCTTAACGACGGCAAGCTCGTCGTGGTGGAGTCCGACGAAGACGTCCTGCTCTACGAAACCGGCCACATTCCCGGCGCGGTCAAGATCGACTGGCACACCGACCTGAACGACGAAGTGACCCGTGACTATGTGGAAGGCAAGGCGTTTGCCGCCCTCGCCGCCGCAAAGGGCATCTCCCGTGACGCCACCGTTGTCATCTACGGCGACAAGTCCAACTGGTGGGCAGCCTACGCCCTCTGGGTCTTCAGCCTGTTCGGCCACGAGGACGTCCGGCTGCTCGACGGCGGCCGCGACAAGTGGATCGCCGAGGGCCGCGCGCTGACCACCGACATCCCCTCGCCGGCCGTAGCCGACTACCCCGTAGTGGAGCGCAACGACGCTCCTATCCGCGCCTTCAAGGAAGACGTCCTGGCCCACCTGGGCAAGCCGCTGATCGATGTCCGCTCCCCTGAGGAATACACGGGCCAGCGCACCCACATGCCCGCCTATCCCGAGGAAGGCGCGCTGCGCGGCGGCCACATTCCCACCGCGGCGTCGATTCCGTGGGCACGGGCAGCAGCAGAGGACGGCACCTACCGCAGCCGCGCCGAGCTTGAGGCGCTGTACCTTGGCGAGGCCGGACTCGCCGAGGGCGACGACGTCGTGGCCTACTGCCGCATTGGCGAACGCTCCAGCCACACCTGGTTTGCCCTGAAGTTCCTCCTCGGCTTCGAAACCGTCCGCAACTACGACGGCTCCTGGACCGAATGGGGCAACGCCGTGCGCGTGCCGATCGCCAAGGGCGCGGAACGCGGCTCGGTGCCGGCAGTTGCCGCGCGGTAA
- the zapE gene encoding cell division protein ZapE, giving the protein MVQIEKLATRTPAVSVDELLKGFYPSPRFGQVSFASYRPDPKQPSQAAAVNALQAFAGGVGAGDGGGLFKKLFGKKDTTRAGIYLDGGFGVGKTHLLASLWHAAPGPKAFGTFVEYTNLVGALSFRKTVDALSSYKLVCIDEFELDDPGDTVLMSRLMRELADAGVKLAATSNTLPGSLGDGRFAAVDFQREIQVLADQFDVIRIDGEDFRHRGLPAAPAPLRNSELHSHMKAEFDGKTVAEDDFGTLISHLAGVHPSRYRKLLDGVDGVVWRDVETITEQAVALRFVVLADRLYDKDVPILASGVPFDKLFTEEMMNGGYMKKYFRAVSRLTALAREGQNHEPS; this is encoded by the coding sequence TTGGTACAGATCGAAAAGCTCGCCACCCGGACGCCGGCGGTGTCGGTGGATGAGCTCCTCAAAGGTTTCTACCCATCGCCCAGGTTCGGGCAGGTGTCCTTTGCAAGTTACCGGCCCGATCCGAAGCAGCCGAGCCAGGCGGCAGCAGTGAACGCGCTGCAGGCATTTGCCGGAGGCGTCGGCGCCGGGGACGGCGGGGGACTGTTCAAGAAGCTCTTTGGCAAGAAGGACACGACCCGTGCCGGCATCTACCTCGACGGCGGCTTCGGCGTCGGGAAAACCCACCTGCTGGCATCACTCTGGCACGCTGCCCCCGGGCCCAAGGCCTTCGGTACCTTCGTGGAGTACACCAATCTGGTGGGTGCCCTGTCCTTCCGGAAGACCGTCGACGCACTGAGCTCTTACAAGCTCGTCTGCATTGACGAGTTTGAACTGGACGATCCGGGCGACACCGTCCTGATGTCCCGCCTCATGCGGGAACTGGCCGACGCCGGCGTGAAGCTCGCGGCCACCTCCAACACCCTGCCGGGCTCGCTGGGCGACGGCCGCTTTGCTGCCGTTGATTTCCAGCGTGAGATCCAGGTCCTGGCGGACCAGTTCGACGTCATCAGGATCGACGGCGAGGACTTCCGCCACCGCGGCCTGCCGGCCGCGCCGGCACCGCTGCGGAACAGCGAACTTCACTCCCACATGAAGGCGGAGTTCGACGGCAAGACTGTAGCCGAGGATGACTTCGGCACCCTGATCTCACACCTCGCGGGTGTCCATCCGAGCCGCTACCGCAAGCTGCTTGACGGGGTGGACGGCGTCGTCTGGCGGGACGTGGAAACCATCACCGAACAGGCAGTGGCGCTGAGGTTTGTGGTGCTCGCCGACCGCCTTTACGACAAGGACGTTCCGATCCTTGCCAGCGGCGTGCCGTTCGACAAGCTGTTCACCGAAGAAATGATGAACGGTGGCTATATGAAGAAGTACTTCCGGGCGGTCTCGCGGCTTACGGCGCTGGCCCGGGAGGGCCAGAACCACGAGCCTTCGTAG
- a CDS encoding antitoxin has translation MGLLDDLKGKAQGLIRGNEQSIKDGITKAGDFVDSKTGGKYTSQVDKVQTGASTLVDKANERPTQGPADNVPPAEKAP, from the coding sequence GTGGGTTTACTTGACGATCTAAAGGGCAAAGCTCAGGGTCTGATCCGCGGCAACGAGCAGTCCATCAAGGACGGCATCACCAAAGCAGGTGATTTTGTCGACTCCAAGACGGGCGGCAAATACACCAGCCAGGTAGATAAGGTCCAGACTGGCGCTTCCACTCTCGTTGACAAAGCCAATGAGAGGCCTACCCAGGGACCGGCGGACAACGTGCCGCCGGCTGAGAAGGCTCCGTAG
- a CDS encoding PD-(D/E)XK nuclease family protein, whose product MTAPLLAHATEYGRMYARSTTEQFTVPSITTVIGQQPHGLDGWFGYMGASSLAKDPSLPEILGSPARVRQAVNRAAKAAETYRDEAAQRGDRVHNYCEQVALRALGRPHLMKEARDALASNGEEAYAARFDEWWELFRVEPIAPEITVWNKTVGYAGTLDLVARINGRTCLIDYKTKGTTRDGQVKPLDDKVVMQLVAGMKAEESLVDPVAGEWEPWQHGDNPVLLAVAIGETEVRPVRANPEVLKHHWWKFCALRRVWEMSADTVSAGPALLPLAPPVFS is encoded by the coding sequence ATGACCGCTCCACTCCTCGCCCACGCCACGGAATATGGCCGCATGTACGCCCGCTCCACCACGGAGCAGTTCACGGTGCCCTCCATAACCACCGTCATCGGACAGCAGCCCCACGGACTGGACGGCTGGTTCGGCTACATGGGTGCCAGCAGCCTGGCCAAGGATCCCTCGCTGCCGGAGATCCTGGGGAGCCCCGCAAGGGTGCGGCAGGCGGTGAACCGTGCGGCGAAGGCCGCCGAAACGTACCGGGACGAGGCCGCGCAGCGCGGCGACCGGGTGCACAACTACTGCGAGCAGGTGGCGCTGCGCGCCCTCGGCAGGCCGCACCTGATGAAGGAAGCCCGAGACGCGCTGGCCTCCAATGGTGAGGAAGCCTATGCCGCTCGCTTCGATGAATGGTGGGAGTTGTTCCGGGTGGAGCCGATCGCCCCGGAGATCACTGTGTGGAACAAGACGGTGGGATATGCAGGAACACTGGACCTCGTCGCCAGGATCAACGGACGGACCTGCCTCATCGACTACAAGACCAAAGGCACAACGCGTGACGGGCAGGTCAAGCCCTTGGACGACAAGGTGGTCATGCAGCTTGTTGCCGGCATGAAGGCGGAGGAAAGCCTGGTGGATCCCGTGGCAGGGGAGTGGGAACCGTGGCAGCACGGCGATAACCCCGTCCTGCTCGCCGTCGCCATCGGTGAAACCGAGGTGCGGCCCGTCCGCGCAAATCCGGAGGTCCTGAAGCACCACTGGTGGAAGTTCTGTGCCCTGCGGCGGGTGTGGGAAATGTCCGCGGACACCGTCAGCGCCGGACCCGCCCTGCTGCCGCTGGCACCGCCGGTGTTTTCCTGA
- the def gene encoding peptide deformylase: MAILNIRIIGDPVLRTVADPVTDFGPELARLVADMTETMEDVEGAGLAAPQIGVSLRVFTYRIGGVEGHVINPVLENSEDFQADEVEGCLSIPGLGFPVRRYRSTRVTGVDINGNPISVEAEGMLARCFQHETDHLDGILFTDRLEGEDRKAALRSIRNANYDSITEKTTAKRAKTVGSSFGGGSFGAAASGSGSFGAAG; this comes from the coding sequence ATGGCAATTCTGAATATCCGTATCATCGGCGATCCCGTGCTTCGCACGGTTGCCGACCCTGTCACGGATTTCGGGCCGGAGCTGGCCAGGCTCGTTGCCGACATGACCGAAACGATGGAGGACGTGGAGGGTGCAGGCCTTGCCGCGCCACAGATCGGCGTCAGCCTCAGGGTCTTCACCTACCGGATCGGCGGCGTTGAAGGCCACGTCATCAACCCGGTGCTGGAAAACAGCGAGGATTTCCAGGCGGACGAGGTGGAGGGGTGCCTCTCCATCCCCGGCCTGGGCTTCCCGGTCCGCCGCTACCGCAGCACCCGCGTAACCGGCGTCGACATCAACGGCAACCCCATCTCAGTGGAGGCGGAGGGAATGCTGGCCCGCTGCTTCCAGCACGAAACCGACCACCTGGACGGCATCCTCTTCACTGACCGGCTCGAAGGCGAGGACCGCAAGGCCGCCCTGCGCTCCATCCGCAACGCCAACTACGACTCCATCACCGAAAAGACCACAGCCAAACGCGCCAAGACCGTCGGTTCCAGTTTCGGCGGCGGCAGCTTCGGGGCGGCAGCGTCCGGATCCGGAAGCTTCGGCGCTGCCGGATGA
- the fmt gene encoding methionyl-tRNA formyltransferase: MRVLFAGTPSVAVPSLDALVAAGFEIVAVLTRPDAPVGRKRVLTPSPVAARAAELGIDVIHASRVDAAVTERIAEARPDVAAIVAYGGLVPRAALDIPQHGWINLHFSLLPAWRGAAPVQRAVIAGDDITGAVTFQLEEGLDTGPVIGTLTEAVGPEDTSGALLERLSHSGAVLLAQTLSAVGSGAASPRPQQGEVTLAPKLALDDGRIEWSEPALSVGRRARGVTPEPGAWTTLDGQRLKLEPVRLRPDVTDVRPGQLALAGKSVLVGTGSHAVELTKVQPAGKKMMAAADWARGQASLESVVFQ; encoded by the coding sequence ATGAGGGTCCTCTTCGCCGGAACACCGTCCGTAGCTGTCCCCTCGCTGGATGCACTGGTGGCCGCCGGCTTCGAAATCGTCGCGGTGCTGACCCGGCCGGACGCGCCAGTGGGACGCAAGCGTGTGCTCACGCCGTCGCCCGTTGCTGCCCGGGCGGCCGAGCTCGGCATCGACGTCATCCATGCGTCGCGGGTGGACGCTGCCGTCACCGAACGGATCGCTGAAGCCCGTCCCGACGTTGCGGCGATCGTCGCCTACGGCGGGCTTGTGCCCCGGGCGGCCCTGGACATTCCGCAGCATGGCTGGATCAACCTGCACTTCTCACTGCTGCCGGCCTGGCGCGGAGCGGCTCCCGTGCAGCGGGCCGTCATCGCAGGCGACGACATCACCGGTGCCGTGACGTTCCAGCTCGAGGAGGGGCTCGACACCGGCCCTGTCATCGGCACGCTGACCGAGGCGGTCGGTCCGGAGGACACCTCCGGGGCGTTGCTTGAACGGCTGTCCCACAGCGGCGCCGTCCTGCTCGCCCAGACGCTGTCCGCCGTCGGGTCCGGTGCGGCGTCTCCCCGTCCCCAGCAGGGCGAAGTGACCCTCGCGCCCAAGCTTGCCCTCGACGACGGCCGCATCGAATGGTCGGAGCCGGCCCTGTCCGTGGGCCGCCGCGCCCGCGGCGTGACGCCCGAACCGGGAGCCTGGACCACCCTTGATGGCCAGCGGCTGAAGCTTGAGCCAGTGCGGCTCCGGCCCGACGTCACGGATGTTCGGCCGGGACAACTGGCTTTGGCCGGCAAGAGCGTGCTGGTGGGCACGGGTTCGCATGCTGTCGAACTCACCAAGGTGCAGCCTGCCGGCAAGAAAATGATGGCCGCAGCCGACTGGGCACGCGGCCAGGCCTCCCTCGAAAGCGTGGTATTCCAATGA
- a CDS encoding RsmB/NOP family class I SAM-dependent RNA methyltransferase: MSDSGRSGSGQGRSGRGGQRGSGTGGSGTGGSDQRRGGGGSSRRNAQGRERNRGPQRSFTENAPSQRTRRADPARLVAFEVLRAVAADDAYANLVLPARIRQHGLDRRDAGFATELSYGALRNQGTYDAILARCVDRSLDKLDPAVLDALRIGVHQLVAMRVPAHAALDQTVGLARAVIGAGPSALINAVLRKVAAHSLDEWLDELVAGEKDETKVASVRYAHPEWIVRALRQSLVAHGRPVGEINDLLEADNAAPVVNLVALPGLGSLDEALENGAVPGELVEGSALSSGGDLGRLESVRSGTTRVQDVGSQLVARALAAASLETGPGFEAGPGFETGPSLETRPGENVAAAEGSVTGGSGTGEAWLDLCAGPGGKAALLGALANERGATLLANEPASHRAKLVSQALSAVPSEVWTVRTGDGREVGSEQPAAFDRVLVDVPCSGLGALRRRPESRWRRTPKDLADLGPLQRELLNSALAAVRPGGVVAYVTCSPHPAETTAVVSDALRKRDDLELLDAGSVLDAVSLGGGLGAGHEKTAQLWPHVHSTDAMFLALIRRKR; this comes from the coding sequence ATGAGTGACTCCGGCAGAAGCGGGTCCGGGCAGGGCCGATCCGGCCGCGGCGGCCAGCGCGGTTCAGGCACCGGCGGTTCAGGTACTGGCGGTTCTGACCAGCGCCGGGGCGGCGGAGGATCCAGCCGGCGCAACGCGCAGGGCAGGGAGCGGAACCGCGGCCCGCAGCGCAGCTTCACCGAGAACGCCCCGTCGCAGCGCACCCGCAGGGCGGATCCTGCCAGGCTGGTGGCCTTTGAAGTGCTGCGCGCGGTTGCGGCCGACGACGCCTATGCCAACCTCGTGCTGCCGGCACGCATCCGGCAACATGGCCTCGACCGGCGCGACGCCGGCTTCGCCACGGAACTGAGCTACGGTGCGCTGCGGAACCAGGGCACGTACGACGCCATTCTGGCCCGCTGCGTGGACAGGTCCCTGGACAAGCTGGATCCGGCTGTCCTGGATGCCCTGCGCATCGGGGTCCACCAGCTGGTGGCAATGCGCGTACCCGCCCATGCGGCCTTGGACCAGACCGTCGGTTTGGCGCGGGCGGTCATCGGTGCCGGGCCGTCCGCCCTGATCAATGCCGTCCTCCGGAAGGTAGCGGCACACAGCCTGGACGAGTGGCTGGACGAACTGGTTGCCGGCGAGAAGGACGAGACCAAGGTTGCCTCAGTCCGGTACGCCCATCCCGAGTGGATTGTCCGTGCCCTGCGGCAGTCGCTGGTGGCCCACGGCCGCCCGGTCGGCGAGATCAATGACCTCCTGGAAGCCGACAACGCGGCCCCCGTGGTCAACCTGGTGGCGCTTCCCGGGCTGGGAAGCCTGGACGAGGCCCTGGAGAACGGGGCCGTCCCCGGTGAACTGGTGGAGGGATCCGCCCTTTCCAGCGGTGGTGACCTCGGCCGGCTGGAGTCCGTCAGGTCCGGCACCACCCGCGTGCAGGACGTCGGCTCCCAGCTGGTGGCCCGGGCGTTGGCAGCCGCCAGCCTTGAGACAGGGCCCGGCTTTGAGGCTGGGCCCGGCTTTGAGACAGGGCCCAGCCTTGAGACACGGCCTGGCGAAAACGTGGCAGCTGCAGAAGGTTCCGTGACAGGGGGAAGCGGCACCGGGGAAGCCTGGCTGGATCTCTGCGCCGGGCCGGGCGGGAAGGCAGCCTTGCTGGGCGCGCTGGCGAACGAACGCGGAGCCACGCTCCTGGCCAACGAGCCCGCCTCGCACCGGGCCAAACTTGTTAGCCAGGCATTGTCCGCTGTTCCGTCGGAGGTCTGGACCGTCAGGACCGGCGATGGCCGGGAGGTTGGCTCCGAGCAGCCTGCCGCCTTTGACCGTGTGCTCGTGGACGTGCCTTGCAGCGGACTCGGAGCCCTGCGCCGCCGGCCCGAATCCCGCTGGCGCCGCACCCCGAAGGACCTCGCCGATCTGGGGCCTCTGCAGCGCGAACTGCTGAACTCAGCCCTGGCGGCCGTGCGGCCCGGCGGCGTGGTTGCCTACGTGACCTGCTCACCGCACCCGGCCGAAACCACCGCTGTGGTCAGCGACGCCCTGCGGAAACGGGATGACCTGGAACTTCTGGACGCCGGCAGCGTGCTGGACGCCGTCAGCCTGGGCGGCGGCCTGGGTGCGGGGCACGAGAAGACAGCCCAGCTGTGGCCACATGTCCACAGCACGGATGCAATGTTCCTCGCCCTCATCCGCCGCAAGCGCTGA
- the rpe gene encoding ribulose-phosphate 3-epimerase, with product MTQCCINPSILSADFVNLEAELQKISNADSVHVDVMDNHFVPNLTLGLPVVQRIQAVSPVPLDAHLMISDADRWAPGYADAGLASVTFHAEASIAPVKLARELRARGSKAGMALRPATALEPYLDMLSELDMLLIMTVEPGFGGQAFLDLTLPKIRRARAAIEGSGVNVAIQVDGGITEETIVRAAEAGANVFVAGSAVYGAADPSGAIDRLRKAGSL from the coding sequence ATGACGCAGTGCTGCATCAACCCCAGCATCCTCTCCGCCGACTTCGTGAACCTCGAAGCCGAGCTGCAGAAAATCAGCAACGCTGATTCCGTGCATGTAGATGTGATGGACAACCACTTTGTCCCCAACCTCACCCTGGGACTTCCCGTGGTCCAGCGGATCCAGGCCGTTAGCCCGGTGCCGCTGGACGCCCACCTCATGATCTCCGACGCCGACCGCTGGGCGCCTGGTTATGCGGACGCCGGCCTTGCTTCCGTGACGTTCCACGCCGAGGCATCAATCGCGCCGGTGAAACTGGCCCGGGAGCTGCGGGCCCGGGGCTCGAAGGCCGGGATGGCGCTGCGGCCGGCCACTGCGCTGGAGCCGTACCTGGACATGCTTTCGGAGCTGGACATGCTGCTGATCATGACAGTGGAGCCCGGCTTTGGCGGCCAGGCATTCCTTGACCTCACGCTGCCCAAGATCCGCCGTGCCCGCGCGGCGATCGAGGGATCCGGCGTGAACGTGGCCATCCAGGTTGACGGCGGCATTACCGAGGAAACCATCGTCCGTGCCGCCGAAGCCGGGGCCAACGTCTTCGTCGCCGGGTCCGCCGTGTACGGCGCCGCGGATCCGTCCGGCGCCATCGACCGGCTGCGCAAGGCCGGCAGCCTTTAG
- the pnuC gene encoding nicotinamide riboside transporter PnuC → MDILRWLFEAQIPVGGSVLILREVLGNIFGLASALGGMRRKVWAWPVGIAGNLLLLTVFLGNVFGSATPATLWGQAGRQVMFIIVAVYGWQRWQQSRRASGSSTAIAPAWASARTRVVLVLALVAGTAALTPLFDSLGSYPPVWADTWTFMGSLLATYGMARGWTEFWLIWVAVDVVGVPLLFSAGYFASAFMYLFYGFFTLAGFIVWWRASRVPTQAAPSTVKVETAFPDPAVSK, encoded by the coding sequence ATGGACATCCTGCGTTGGCTCTTCGAGGCACAGATCCCCGTGGGCGGATCAGTGCTCATTCTCCGCGAAGTGCTGGGAAACATCTTTGGCCTGGCCAGTGCCCTCGGCGGCATGCGGCGCAAGGTGTGGGCGTGGCCGGTGGGCATCGCCGGCAACCTTCTCCTGCTGACAGTCTTTCTGGGCAACGTCTTCGGCTCCGCCACGCCGGCCACCCTCTGGGGCCAGGCCGGGCGGCAGGTCATGTTCATCATCGTGGCTGTCTACGGCTGGCAACGCTGGCAGCAGAGCCGGCGTGCGTCCGGGTCCTCGACGGCGATCGCGCCCGCCTGGGCCAGCGCCAGGACCCGCGTGGTGCTGGTACTCGCGCTGGTGGCCGGCACCGCTGCCCTCACCCCGCTTTTCGACTCCCTGGGCTCCTACCCGCCGGTGTGGGCTGACACCTGGACGTTCATGGGCTCGCTCCTTGCCACGTACGGCATGGCCCGCGGCTGGACCGAGTTCTGGCTGATCTGGGTTGCCGTGGACGTGGTGGGCGTTCCGCTGCTCTTCAGCGCCGGATACTTCGCCAGCGCCTTCATGTATCTTTTCTACGGCTTCTTCACCCTGGCCGGCTTCATCGTCTGGTGGCGGGCCTCGCGGGTCCCGACTCAGGCGGCCCCCTCGACGGTCAAGGTTGAGACCGCCTTCCCGGATCCGGCGGTGTCCAAGTGA
- the ribD gene encoding bifunctional diaminohydroxyphosphoribosylaminopyrimidine deaminase/5-amino-6-(5-phosphoribosylamino)uracil reductase RibD produces MDMALEAALQGPRGANPLVGAVVVGPDGIQLATGYHRGAGTAHAEADAIAAAVSTGVDLHGSTMVVTLEPCNHVGRTGPCAQAIIDAGIANVVYAVDDPHDPAAGGAATLRAAGVSVRSGLAAERALELNRRWFQAVGAKRPFVTLHIAQTMDSRIAAEDGTSQWISSPESLADNHGIRSRIDAILVGTQTVLVDNPRLTARDANGDARGKQPLRAVMGLRDVPDDAAVRGDDGKVLHLPTRDPHEALEMLFAAGARHVMVEGGSKILSAFLSEGLVDELIVYLAPTLLGSGTPALNGLGIGTLAEAQRWEWDAASGGAVQFLGRDLRLHLLPEAAAPKALPAAAQSASTQSASTPPTSTESLPVRTAAGTAMGGY; encoded by the coding sequence ATGGACATGGCCCTGGAAGCCGCCCTACAGGGCCCCCGGGGCGCCAATCCGCTGGTGGGCGCCGTCGTCGTCGGACCTGACGGAATCCAGCTGGCCACGGGATACCACCGCGGTGCCGGCACCGCGCACGCTGAGGCCGACGCGATAGCGGCGGCGGTCAGCACCGGCGTCGACCTTCACGGGTCCACCATGGTGGTCACCCTGGAGCCGTGTAACCATGTGGGCCGTACAGGACCGTGTGCCCAGGCAATCATCGACGCCGGGATAGCGAACGTCGTCTACGCCGTCGACGACCCCCATGACCCCGCCGCCGGCGGGGCCGCTACCTTGCGGGCGGCGGGAGTCAGCGTTCGCAGCGGACTGGCCGCCGAGCGCGCGCTGGAGCTGAACCGGCGCTGGTTCCAGGCCGTCGGCGCCAAGCGCCCGTTCGTCACCCTGCACATCGCCCAGACCATGGACAGCCGGATCGCGGCCGAGGACGGCACCAGCCAGTGGATTTCCAGCCCGGAGTCGCTGGCGGACAACCACGGCATCCGGAGCCGCATCGATGCCATCCTGGTTGGAACGCAGACCGTGCTGGTGGACAACCCCCGCCTCACAGCCCGCGACGCCAACGGCGATGCCAGGGGGAAGCAGCCGCTGCGCGCCGTCATGGGACTTCGCGACGTGCCTGACGACGCCGCCGTGCGCGGTGACGACGGCAAGGTCCTGCACCTGCCCACACGGGACCCGCACGAGGCCCTGGAGATGCTGTTCGCCGCGGGCGCCCGGCACGTCATGGTGGAGGGTGGGTCGAAGATCCTCAGCGCCTTCCTAAGCGAAGGACTCGTGGATGAACTCATCGTGTACCTGGCCCCCACTCTGCTGGGCTCCGGAACGCCTGCACTCAACGGCCTCGGCATCGGAACGCTGGCGGAGGCGCAGCGCTGGGAGTGGGACGCCGCGTCCGGCGGCGCGGTCCAGTTCCTCGGCCGGGACCTCCGCCTGCACCTTCTCCCGGAAGCAGCCGCACCCAAAGCCCTGCCCGCAGCGGCACAGTCAGCATCAACACAATCAGCATCAACACCACCAACGTCAACCGAATCACTACCTGTCCGCACAGCAGCGGGCACAGCCATGGGAGGCTACTGA
- a CDS encoding riboflavin synthase has product MFTGIIAEQGKVLSVDRNGDSSATLRLHAPGTADGLPLGGSIAVNGVCLTATAIDGKDFSVDVMGETLSRSTIGELAAGDPVNLERCVPAGGRLDGHVVQGHVDGVGELLEREPQGNWERLRFGVPQRLARYIAEKGSIAIDGVSLTVTEVSPAAETAPWFEVGLIPTTLADTGLGAKPAGSRVNLEVDVLAKYTERLLAFRTAGSEFAYGAEFGTEGSEVQR; this is encoded by the coding sequence ATGTTCACCGGAATTATCGCCGAACAGGGAAAGGTCCTGTCCGTGGACCGGAACGGGGACTCGAGCGCAACGCTGCGCCTGCACGCACCCGGAACCGCTGACGGCCTGCCGCTGGGCGGCTCCATCGCCGTCAACGGTGTCTGCCTCACCGCCACGGCCATCGACGGCAAGGACTTCAGCGTCGACGTCATGGGTGAGACCCTCAGCCGCAGCACCATCGGCGAGCTTGCGGCGGGCGACCCCGTCAACCTGGAGCGCTGCGTCCCCGCCGGCGGGCGCCTCGACGGCCACGTGGTCCAGGGCCACGTGGACGGCGTCGGCGAACTGCTCGAACGCGAGCCGCAGGGCAACTGGGAACGGCTCCGGTTCGGCGTGCCCCAGCGGCTTGCCCGCTACATCGCGGAAAAGGGGTCCATCGCCATCGACGGCGTCTCCCTCACCGTCACCGAGGTCAGCCCGGCAGCGGAGACGGCGCCATGGTTCGAGGTGGGGCTGATCCCCACTACCCTGGCCGACACCGGCCTTGGAGCAAAGCCTGCCGGCAGCAGGGTAAACCTTGAGGTGGACGTGCTGGCCAAGTACACCGAGCGGCTGCTTGCTTTCCGCACTGCAGGTTCGGAATTCGCGTACGGTGCCGAGTTCGGCACGGAAGGTTCGGAGGTCCAGCGGTGA